The genome window CGGCGCCGCCGGCGCCCTGCGAAGGGCCGTAAAATTTTATATTGCGCCGCGCTCCTACGAGCGGCGCGGAAGCCGAGCTCCCACCAAATAATTTTTTGACCTTTATCAGCCCGAATCCCCCTTTCACCCTGCGCTACCCTTCCCATTCCTCTATCATACAACTACCTTTGCTCCTGCGCACCCTGATTCTGTAATTTCTCGGCGCCCCGCCTTTCGGTTCGACGCGCATCTCAAGCAGAAAATCCGTGCTTTCATAGCCTATCACATTAGCGAGCTTTGTGGCAAGCGCAGGAGGAAAACCCGGCACGCGGCGCAGATCATCGAGGCTCTTTATCGGCCGCGAAAGCCGCGACGAGGCTACGCCCCGCGCGGTCTCAAGCGAAATTTCAGGGTCGAGCTTCGCTATCATCTCGGGCTCGGCCACGTTGACGTTTATCTTCTGCCCACCGAGCACGTCAAGATACCTTGCGACGCCGCCCGGATGCTCCTCGTCCCCCCACAATATCGCGTCGTCGATCTCCGGCAGAGCCTTCAGCTCGCAGAGGTCGGAGAGCGGCCTGTTTATATTTTTCTCGCTCTCGGCGCCGCCGAGCTTCTGCCTGTCGTCGACGTCGATGAAATCTATCACGCGCTGCGCGAGTTCCACGTGCCCCGCCTCTTCCCAGATGGCGTTCCAAGCCGCCCTATACTCCGCTCGCGGCGTCACGCCGTCCGGAAGCAGGATGGCGTTCAGCGGCATCTTTCCATTCAGCGGCGTCATATGCACAGTGACGGCGTAATTCCCTATTTCGATTCTGACGTCCTGCCCGGGCGCGTACAGCGGCTCGTCGAAACCGTCGTAGCCGTTGGCGTCCTCGGCGATTTTTTTGCCGGCGATTCCAGCGGCGATCTCGGCCGCGCCGCGGCACTTCAGAATGTTTTCGCGCGCCGCCGCACGCTTCGCCTCGGTGCGCGCGAACCACGCGAAGGCCGTGGCCGACGTCAGCAGCAGCGTCGTCGCGAAGAGCACCGAGATAAGGATGAAGCCTCTACTTCTTAGCGGCATTGGGGAACCTCCCGGTGTGAGAATACGTTCCGCGACTCGTAAAAATTTTCGTCCTCAGCGCCGTTGGAAGGGCGCCGGCGTAATCGTCCTCCCATTTTTCTCCGCCGTAGATCTGGAAGCGCACGCCCTCCGCTCCGGCGAGCGTCAGCTTCGCATCCTTCGCGTCGAGAGCGTCGGTGTCGACGTCCATCGGGCTCTTCGCGCCGCCGGAGGAGCTGTCGCCGGAGGCCGCGCCGTGCGACGCTTCGCCGACGATCGTCCAGCGATAGAGCCCACGCTTCTCCGACTCGAAAGGGCCTCCGCCGGCGATTTTGTACACCACGACGCCAGTACCCTTCCCCTCGAACTTCGGCGCCCCGCTCCAGATGACGAGCCGGTCGTCGTTCTCCCGCGAGAGGCCGCTCTTGTGGATCACCTTAAAGGAGGGGAAGGAGGGGTTAGCCACGACCCTGCGCGCGTCGGAATATATCCTTTCCACAGCGGCGGCCGGGCTGCGCCGCACTCCCCAGCGCGATTGCGCTTCATCGAGCGAGCCGACGGTAAAAACGAGCGGCGCCAGCTCGGCGGAGGCTATCACGCCGGCAAGCCCCGCTACGATCATTATCTCGATCAACGTAAAACCCGCGCGGCCGCGCATCTATTTCCGCTGTCAATCCGCGCTCGCCGCGCCCTCTCCGAGCGCGGAGGGATGCAGATACGGCGCGAGCCGCTCGAAGAGCGCTCCATCGCCTGTGCGCCGCACGATCTCTGCCAGCTCGAAGAGCTGCTTCGCCTGCGGGCGCGTGCCGAAGCTCTTCAGGAGCTGCCCGACGCACGCACGCAGATCCTCCGGCCTTCCGGTCGCCTTAGCGACGGAGAGCAGATGATACGCGAGCTGCTCGTTCGCCTCGTCGCGCTCCATCAGGCTCCTCATCGCCGCGTCGATGTGGGCGCGCTGCAGCGAAGCGCTGTTCGTCAACGTAGCGGCGCGCAGCCGCTTGTCGGCGGCGCAGCCCGACGCCAGGAAGAGCATCCCGGCGACGGAGACGGCGGCCAAGAAAACGCCGAAGCTCCTATAGGCCGCCGAGAAACGTATCCTCTCCGACGCGCCGCTTTCGGGAAAAATCTCCCTGTTGACGACGGCGAAGGCGAGCGACAGCCATATAACGTTTTCGATGCGGTGGAAGGGGCGGCTGAAGAGCGCGTCGAAGCATATCAGGAATATCATCGCACAGCCCCAGACGGCCATGTCCGATAAATTTTCCTTACGCGACAGCGCGCGCACGAAGGCTCGTAGCCACCACAGCATCGCGCCGAGCAGCGCGAGCGCGCCGAAGAGGCCGAATTCGGCGAGCCACTGCAGATATTCGCTGTGCGCCCAATAGGTGAACTGCCACTTCATCCAGGGGTGTTCCCTCAGAGCCCTGCCCTGCGCCTCGAGGTAATGCCACTTGAAGTGGCCGAGCCCCACGCCGGCCAGAGGATGCTCCTTAACGACGTTCCAGCTCGTCATCCATATTTCTTTCCGAGCGCCG of Synergistes jonesii contains these proteins:
- a CDS encoding type II secretion system protein GspK yields the protein MPLRSRGFILISVLFATTLLLTSATAFAWFARTEAKRAAARENILKCRGAAEIAAGIAGKKIAEDANGYDGFDEPLYAPGQDVRIEIGNYAVTVHMTPLNGKMPLNAILLPDGVTPRAEYRAAWNAIWEEAGHVELAQRVIDFIDVDDRQKLGGAESEKNINRPLSDLCELKALPEIDDAILWGDEEHPGGVARYLDVLGGQKINVNVAEPEMIAKLDPEISLETARGVASSRLSRPIKSLDDLRRVPGFPPALATKLANVIGYESTDFLLEMRVEPKGGAPRNYRIRVRRSKGSCMIEEWEG
- a CDS encoding type II secretion system protein: MRGRAGFTLIEIMIVAGLAGVIASAELAPLVFTVGSLDEAQSRWGVRRSPAAAVERIYSDARRVVANPSFPSFKVIHKSGLSRENDDRLVIWSGAPKFEGKGTGVVVYKIAGGGPFESEKRGLYRWTIVGEASHGAASGDSSSGGAKSPMDVDTDALDAKDAKLTLAGAEGVRFQIYGGEKWEDDYAGALPTALRTKIFTSRGTYSHTGRFPNAAKK